The following proteins are co-located in the Spea bombifrons isolate aSpeBom1 chromosome 3, aSpeBom1.2.pri, whole genome shotgun sequence genome:
- the LOC128483561 gene encoding LON peptidase N-terminal domain and RING finger protein 2-like isoform X1: MDVFNCPSCQQALWDPVTVRCGHSFCKRCLRGPAVDRCHVCKQKLKPRGAQELKCNTLLCNLLEKCLQSETRLNRVRSDLRDLLSLQDHEEAAKVASRGVAMGRKEEKRQALEEQK; encoded by the exons ATGGATGTCTTTAACTGCCCCTCCTGCCAGCAGGCCCTCTGGGACCCTGTAACTGTAAGATGCGGCCACTCTTTCTGCAAAAGGTGCTTGCGGGGGCCAGCAGTGGACAGGTGCCACGTTTGCAAGCAGAAGCTGAAGCCCAGGGGTGCCCAGGAGCTGAAATGTAACACCCTTTTATGCAACTTGCTGGAGAAGTGCCTGCAGAGCGAAACCAGACTGAACAGGGTGAGAAGCGACCTGCGCGATCTGCTCTCACTCCAGGACCACGAAGAGGCAGCAAAAGTGGCCTCCAGAGGAGTTGCGATGG ggaggaaagaagaaaaaagacaagcattagaagaacaaaagtga
- the LOC128483561 gene encoding uncharacterized protein LOC128483561 isoform X2 — MQLAGEVPAERNQTEQGEKRPARSALTPGPRRGSKSGLQRSCDGDKAPSFVDHFKGQTFPGPKIRRKEEKRQALEEQK, encoded by the exons ATGCAACTTGCTGGAGAAGTGCCTGCAGAGCGAAACCAGACTGAACAGGGTGAGAAGCGACCTGCGCGATCTGCTCTCACTCCAGGACCACGAAGAGGCAGCAAAAGTGGCCTCCAGAGGAGTTGCGATGG AGATAAAGCACCCTCCTTTGTAGATCACTTCAAAGGACAAACCTTTCCAGGCCcaaaaatca ggaggaaagaagaaaaaagacaagcattagaagaacaaaagtga